A region of Candidatus Stygibacter australis DNA encodes the following proteins:
- a CDS encoding MFS transporter, translating to MSKQRFNLKNVLTVSLSHLFHDIYSSFLAPILPLLISKLGISVFQAGFLDIIRQIPSLLNPFLGVIADRVSVRYLIIIAPAITAISMSLLGIAPSYIIVTILIFMAGIGSMLFHVPAPVMIKQVSGDRIGKGMSFYMLGGELARTLGPLIILAAISLWKLEGTWRLAPFGVIASVILFFRLRKIKVVKADKLENPIGIKSTLRTMTPFFITIAGIIFFRAGLKAALTIYLPTYLTMKGSSLWIAGASLSILQFAGAAGTFLAGSISDKIGRKNALLIIAIANPLLMWLFTHLHGWLTVPVLILNGFFLFGSGPVMLAMVHDHDSEHMSLINGIYMTISFVLSSIMIMFVGYFTDKIGLDSTYSIITFFALGTIPFVFFLKNK from the coding sequence ATGAGTAAGCAGAGATTCAATCTTAAAAATGTACTCACAGTTTCACTGTCACATTTATTTCATGATATATATTCATCATTTCTGGCACCGATATTACCACTGCTGATCAGTAAACTGGGAATTAGTGTATTTCAGGCTGGTTTTCTGGATATCATCCGCCAGATACCAAGCCTCCTTAATCCGTTTCTAGGTGTAATAGCCGATCGTGTAAGTGTGCGATATCTGATCATTATCGCTCCTGCCATAACAGCTATCTCAATGAGTCTGCTGGGGATTGCTCCAAGTTATATTATTGTTACTATTTTGATCTTTATGGCTGGTATTGGTTCAATGCTTTTTCATGTTCCAGCACCGGTGATGATAAAGCAGGTATCTGGTGACCGCATTGGCAAGGGAATGAGTTTTTATATGCTGGGTGGAGAACTGGCAAGGACTTTGGGTCCTCTGATTATCCTGGCTGCTATCTCATTATGGAAACTGGAAGGCACATGGCGTCTCGCTCCTTTTGGAGTGATTGCTTCAGTAATTCTCTTTTTCCGACTACGGAAGATCAAAGTAGTAAAAGCAGATAAATTAGAAAATCCCATTGGGATAAAAAGCACTTTGCGTACTATGACACCCTTCTTTATCACGATTGCCGGAATCATATTCTTCAGGGCTGGTTTAAAAGCTGCCCTCACAATTTATTTACCCACCTATCTTACTATGAAAGGCTCCAGTCTCTGGATAGCGGGAGCATCGCTTTCCATATTGCAGTTTGCCGGGGCAGCAGGCACTTTTCTGGCTGGTTCAATTTCAGATAAGATCGGCAGAAAAAATGCTCTTCTGATCATCGCCATCGCCAATCCTCTTTTAATGTGGTTATTCACGCACTTGCATGGCTGGTTGACTGTTCCAGTGCTTATCCTCAATGGTTTCTTTCTGTTTGGCAGTGGTCCAGTGATGCTGGCTATGGTGCATGATCACGATTCTGAGCACATGTCTTTGATCAATGGGATTTATATGACTATCAGCTTTGTTTTGAGCTCTATTATGATCATGTTTGTAGGTTATTTCACCGATAAGATCGGACTGGATAGTACTTATTCGATCATCACTTTCTTTGCCCTGGGCACTATACCATTTGTATTTTTTCTAAAAAATAAATAA
- a CDS encoding FAD-dependent oxidoreductase, producing MRNYDVIIIGGGPSGIIAGVTGKKQNTEKSFLMIKEEAKGLVPCGIPYIFHDLGDVSKNAMGPKPFIDAGGEVVVDQVIDIDLETKILTTMSKQQFGYQKLVFATGSIPIVPTFIPGYELDGVEYIIKSYNYIEKLKTRTDAAKNIVVIGGGFIGVEVAEQLAKFEDKVVTLVEMESCCLFRAFSKDIADKADEVIRNTGINLKTGCKVTEIIGKDNQVTGVRLSDGSEIIAEMVITAIGYKPNTGLAKAAGLSMNDHNAIVVDRYMRTPQKDVFAIGDCSQTTGFITGRTGNIMLASTATAEARILGYNLFSINLLRNFVGTLSVFSTKIGGVAFASAGAIEQSAQQAGVEYVIGKFEDVDRHPGTLPDTSKMLVKLTVSPQDHSIIGGEIVGGDSTGELINVVALAIQKHVTVFELISFQVGTHPLLTTAPTKYLLIKAAENAIAKLKK from the coding sequence ATGAGAAACTATGATGTAATCATTATTGGAGGAGGACCCTCTGGGATTATTGCTGGGGTAACTGGCAAGAAACAGAATACCGAGAAAAGCTTTCTAATGATCAAAGAAGAAGCGAAAGGTCTTGTACCATGTGGTATTCCTTACATCTTTCACGATCTGGGTGACGTATCAAAAAACGCCATGGGACCCAAACCTTTTATTGATGCAGGTGGAGAAGTTGTGGTTGATCAGGTGATCGATATTGACCTGGAAACCAAAATCCTCACTACCATGAGCAAGCAACAATTCGGCTATCAAAAACTTGTGTTTGCCACTGGCTCTATTCCAATTGTACCCACTTTTATTCCCGGTTATGAACTTGACGGTGTGGAATATATCATCAAAAGCTATAATTACATTGAAAAACTGAAAACCAGAACTGATGCTGCAAAAAATATCGTAGTTATCGGTGGTGGCTTCATTGGTGTGGAAGTTGCTGAACAGCTTGCTAAATTTGAAGATAAAGTGGTTACTCTGGTAGAAATGGAAAGCTGCTGCCTGTTCCGGGCATTCTCAAAAGATATTGCAGATAAAGCAGATGAAGTTATTCGCAATACTGGAATCAACCTTAAAACTGGCTGTAAGGTTACTGAAATCATCGGAAAAGATAATCAAGTAACTGGTGTTCGCCTTTCTGACGGTTCAGAGATCATTGCTGAAATGGTGATCACGGCTATTGGCTACAAGCCTAATACTGGGCTGGCTAAAGCTGCCGGACTATCTATGAATGACCATAACGCCATTGTAGTTGACCGCTATATGAGAACTCCTCAAAAGGACGTTTTCGCTATAGGTGACTGCTCCCAGACTACTGGATTCATCACAGGACGTACAGGTAATATCATGCTGGCATCAACTGCAACTGCTGAAGCTCGCATTCTGGGTTATAATCTGTTCAGTATCAATCTTCTGCGTAACTTTGTCGGTACTCTTTCTGTATTCTCTACCAAGATCGGTGGAGTGGCTTTTGCTTCTGCCGGTGCTATTGAGCAATCTGCCCAGCAGGCTGGAGTTGAATATGTAATTGGTAAATTCGAAGACGTTGACAGGCATCCAGGCACTCTGCCGGATACTTCCAAAATGCTGGTGAAATTGACCGTTTCACCTCAGGATCATTCCATAATTGGTGGAGAAATAGTAGGCGGAGACTCTACTGGTGAATTGATCAATGTTGTGGCACTTGCCATTCAGAAACACGTAACTGTTTTTGAATTGATCTCATTTCAGGTTGGTACTCACCCACTGCTTACTACTGCACCCACCAAATACCTGCTCATAAAAGCAGCAGAAAACGCTATAGCTAAACTAAAAAAATAA
- a CDS encoding DUF134 domain-containing protein: MPRPQKDRLVGHPPLFTDFKPVGIRRKALETIILSLDEYEAIRLTDHLNLEHSQAAEKMEISRPTFTRLIEQARFKIAQFLIEGRHLTIEGGNIHFRGNIYKCGNCGNIFKSEIDKIIGKCPKCGSENITDLASEFGHGNCCRERGENSTNE, encoded by the coding sequence ACCTCAAAAAGACAGGCTGGTGGGACACCCGCCTCTTTTCACAGATTTTAAACCTGTGGGAATCCGACGCAAGGCACTTGAGACAATAATTTTGAGTCTTGATGAATACGAAGCTATCCGCTTAACAGACCATTTGAATCTGGAACATTCTCAGGCAGCCGAGAAAATGGAGATTTCCCGTCCGACCTTCACACGTCTCATTGAACAGGCAAGGTTTAAGATCGCTCAGTTTCTGATTGAAGGCAGACATCTCACTATTGAGGGTGGGAATATCCACTTTCGGGGTAACATCTATAAATGCGGAAATTGCGGAAATATCTTTAAATCAGAAATAGATAAAATTATAGGGAAATGTCCAAAATGCGGGTCAGAAAATATAACTGACCTTGCCAGTGAGTTTGGTCATGGCAATTGTTGTCGTGAAAGAGGTGAGAATTCCACTAATGAGTAA